In Dehalococcoidia bacterium, one genomic interval encodes:
- the gltA gene encoding NADPH-dependent glutamate synthase, which produces MAKNAIPRQPMPEQAPEDRRRNFDEVPFGYTEELAQLEASRCLQCKKPRCAEGCPVNINIPSFIGLIKEGRFLEAAWKVKEQNALPAVCGRVCPQEEQCEKGCVLGIKGESVAIGRLERFIADYERRSGNIKLPPMAPKTGKKVAVIGSGPAGLTVAGDLIKLGHAVTVFEALQELGGVLVYGIPEFRLPKEIVRAETDYLKQLGVEFVKDFVVGRNRTIPELMGEDGYAAVFIGTGAGLPSFLGIPGENLVGVYSANEYLTRSNLMKAYLFPQYDTPPIRRQRIAVVGGGNVAMDSARTALRLGSESIIVYRRAREQMPARGEEIHHAEQEGVQLMLLNNPTRIVGDKNHRVVGMECVKMELGEPDDSGRRRPIPMKGSEFIIDLDAVVIAVGNEPNPLIPQSMPELKISKRGTIVVDEGTMQTSVPGVYAGGDIVSGAATVISAMGAGKRASSAMDAYLKGR; this is translated from the coding sequence CAGCCGTTGCCTCCAGTGCAAAAAACCCCGTTGTGCAGAGGGCTGTCCGGTCAACATCAATATCCCCAGCTTTATCGGCCTCATCAAGGAAGGCAGATTTCTGGAAGCGGCCTGGAAGGTCAAAGAGCAGAATGCCCTTCCGGCAGTATGCGGTCGAGTTTGCCCCCAGGAAGAGCAGTGCGAGAAAGGGTGCGTTCTGGGTATCAAAGGCGAATCGGTGGCCATTGGAAGGCTGGAACGTTTTATCGCCGATTATGAACGACGCAGCGGCAACATCAAACTTCCTCCCATGGCTCCCAAGACCGGCAAGAAAGTGGCAGTGATAGGCTCAGGTCCCGCCGGACTTACGGTTGCCGGCGATCTGATCAAGCTGGGACACGCCGTGACGGTATTCGAGGCTCTGCAGGAACTGGGTGGAGTGCTGGTTTACGGGATACCGGAGTTTCGTTTGCCCAAGGAAATCGTGCGGGCAGAAACGGACTACCTCAAGCAGCTCGGCGTTGAATTCGTTAAGGATTTCGTGGTGGGCCGCAACCGAACCATACCCGAACTGATGGGGGAAGACGGTTACGCTGCCGTGTTCATCGGCACAGGGGCTGGCCTGCCGTCATTCCTGGGAATTCCCGGAGAAAACCTGGTCGGCGTCTATTCGGCCAACGAGTACCTCACCCGTTCCAATTTGATGAAGGCATATCTGTTCCCTCAGTATGATACCCCACCCATCCGGCGTCAGCGGATTGCTGTGGTTGGCGGCGGAAATGTGGCCATGGATTCGGCGAGGACAGCGTTGCGCCTGGGGTCGGAATCAATTATCGTCTACCGCCGCGCTCGGGAGCAGATGCCGGCTCGGGGTGAGGAAATTCACCATGCCGAACAAGAAGGCGTGCAGCTAATGTTGCTCAACAATCCCACCCGCATCGTCGGGGACAAGAACCATCGAGTGGTGGGCATGGAATGTGTCAAAATGGAACTGGGAGAGCCGGATGATTCCGGACGTCGCCGTCCCATCCCGATGAAGGGTTCCGAGTTTATTATCGACCTCGATGCTGTGGTCATCGCCGTTGGCAATGAGCCCAACCCCCTCATCCCTCAGAGCATGCCTGAACTCAAGATCAGTAAGCGGGGAACGATTGTGGTAGATGAGGGAACGATGCAGACCTCTGTCCCTGGCGTCTATGCAGGAGGCGATATCGTCTCCGGGGCAGCAACAGTCATCAGTGCAATGGGCGCAGGCAAGCGCGCCTCATCCGCGATGGATGCCTATCTGAAAGGCCGATAA
- a CDS encoding TrkA family potassium uptake protein, with protein sequence MKRQVVVIGLGRFGSYLAEVLFNMGHEVLALDKEERHVQAVSSHITHAIQADTTDEVILRKLGVGNFKIGIVAIGSDIQSNILSTLLLKKLGIRHVIARAENELHGSILEKIGADRVIYIEREKAARVAHEIILPDVVDYMPVSPGYGIARLGEALHFANKSLGDLGLGRKGRRGIAVLLIKRGKEVIIAPDSSEVIKANDVLIISGEDDAMEALLTEVKSLESRS encoded by the coding sequence ATGAAAAGGCAAGTGGTCGTGATTGGTCTGGGACGATTCGGTTCCTACCTGGCTGAAGTTCTTTTTAACATGGGACATGAAGTATTAGCCCTGGACAAAGAGGAAAGGCACGTCCAGGCTGTGTCCTCTCACATCACCCATGCGATTCAGGCAGATACCACCGATGAAGTTATACTCAGGAAACTGGGAGTAGGCAATTTCAAGATAGGGATTGTGGCCATTGGATCGGATATCCAGAGCAATATCTTATCCACCCTCTTGCTCAAGAAGCTCGGGATCCGCCACGTGATCGCCCGAGCTGAAAACGAACTTCATGGCTCTATCCTGGAGAAAATTGGCGCAGACAGGGTCATCTATATCGAGCGAGAGAAGGCGGCTAGAGTGGCTCACGAGATCATCCTTCCCGATGTTGTGGACTACATGCCCGTTTCTCCCGGATACGGGATCGCCAGGCTGGGTGAGGCCCTGCATTTCGCCAACAAGTCTTTGGGAGATCTGGGGTTGGGCCGTAAAGGTCGGCGGGGGATAGCGGTTCTCCTCATCAAGAGGGGAAAAGAGGTGATCATTGCTCCGGATTCGTCAGAAGTGATCAAAGCTAACGATGTTCTCATTATTTCCGGCGAAGACGACGCCATGGAAGCGTTGCTGACTGAGGTCAAATCATTAGAGTCCAGAAGTTAA